GGACTCGGTGTCATTCGAGGCAGGTGCGGGCCTGCTCTTCAACGACCTCACCATGCACCACGCGCTGCGCACCCGCGGGCGCCTCGCCGAGGGTGAGACCGTGCTGGTGCACGGCGCCGCGGGTGGCATCGGGACGTCGACGCTACGGCTGGCGCCGGTGTGGGGTGCGTCGCGGACGATCGCGGTGGTCAGCACCGAGGACAAGATCGAGATCGCCAAGGCGGCGGGGGCCTCCGATGTGGTGCTGGCCGACGGCTTCAAGGACGCGGTCAAAGAGCTGACCGGAGGACGCGGTGTCGACATCGTCGTCGACCCCGTCGGTGGGGACCGGTTCACCGATTCACTGCGGTCGCTGGCGCCGGGCGGCCGGCTGCTCGTGATCGGGTTCACCGGCGGGTCGATCCCCGAGGTGAAGGTGAACCGGTTGCTGCTCAACAACATCGACGCCGTCGGTGTCGGTTGGGGCGCCTGGGCCGGTACTCATCCGGGGTATCTGCTGGAGCAGTGGGCGGAGCTCGAGCCGCTGCTTGCGTCGGGCAAGGTGTCCGCGCCGACACCGGTGGTCTACCCGCTCGAGCGCGCCGCCGATGCCATCGCGTCGCTCGAAGACCGCAGCGCCAAGGGCAAAGTCGTCGTCGCCGTTCGGTGAGGCTGCTTCGTCGGCGCCGCAGCGTCGCGGTCCGCCGATTCGATGCGGGCCGCTGGGTGGACGACGGGACTGCAGCCGCCGTCGACCGTGAC
The nucleotide sequence above comes from Mycolicibacterium moriokaense. Encoded proteins:
- a CDS encoding NADPH:quinone oxidoreductase family protein, with protein sequence MRAIQIASLDGPQAAKLVEIDEPAGDGLVLIDVHAAGVAFPDALQSRGLYQYKPEMPYIPGAEVAGVVRSAPEGAHVSAGDRVCGLTMLCGAMAEVVALQSDRVFKLPDSVSFEAGAGLLFNDLTMHHALRTRGRLAEGETVLVHGAAGGIGTSTLRLAPVWGASRTIAVVSTEDKIEIAKAAGASDVVLADGFKDAVKELTGGRGVDIVVDPVGGDRFTDSLRSLAPGGRLLVIGFTGGSIPEVKVNRLLLNNIDAVGVGWGAWAGTHPGYLLEQWAELEPLLASGKVSAPTPVVYPLERAADAIASLEDRSAKGKVVVAVR